The following proteins come from a genomic window of Sphingobacteriales bacterium:
- a CDS encoding S9 family peptidase — MKRILLLNLLVLFSVLFAKGQKLPLTHDVYAKWKTLENPVISNDGKWICYEKNPQKGDGWLMLYNTQNNQSDSIARGSAAAFSPSNKYLVFKILPQYDTLRAMKLRKVKKDKLPKDSFGVWLLESDSIVRFPGLKSFKLPESNSSILSVLLENENQEKAEKKDTSSNTKKPVKTKKQINSYLLILDPVSGWQQRFDKVEEFSISKNGKSVLFKTVAKDSLDTSKVLIFNTINKNVQGIFETTDFVKNLTTDDEGMQAAFLVSKDTSKQKAYSLYLKDEKSSMAIKVIDSLSPGMPKGWAVSENGKMYFSKNGKRLFFSTSPRPEIPVTDTLTDEEKFSLDIWKWDDKKIQSQQNKELQDELKHAYLAVFDLQKREMFQIEDPENRRSVVYQKGNARYALLFGNNDYLVEVSWTGSVRNDVWLIDLENNSKKQIFKGTESNINLSPLQKYLYWYDKSDSAWFAMPVNTTTPINLTSKLKVAFYREDNDVPALPDAYGIAGWTTHDEFIIIYDQFDLWLIDPKGKIPPQNITNASGRDNKMVLRYLSLDKDEESVSLNQRMLLSIFDKNNMEGGFMQLYKEKNTWKSQIIEKSAFSFSKPEKAKNSDLIIWRKQNYQQFPELYVSKTDMSDQKQISFTNPQQKDYLWGNVRLFYWKDEDGKENKGLLYTPENFDSTRKYPMIVYYYERESENLFRHYIPKPSASVINFPLYNSNGYVIFVPDIWYKTGFPGESALKTVVSGTKALISEGFIDEKKIGLQGQSWGGYQTAYIITQTDIFCAAMAGAAVSNMSSAYTGIRWESGLSRMFQYEKGQSRIGKTLWEAPQLYIQNSPVFYADKIKTPLLMMNNDKDGAVPWQQGIELYSAMRRLQKPCWMLVYNNEEHNLKNWPNKVDLSIRMMQFFDHYLKDKPMPDWMKNGIPAIEKGKKTAY; from the coding sequence ATGAAACGCATTCTGCTTTTGAACCTCTTGGTTTTATTCTCAGTTTTATTTGCAAAAGGACAAAAACTTCCGCTTACACATGATGTTTATGCCAAATGGAAAACCCTTGAAAATCCGGTTATTTCCAATGACGGAAAATGGATATGCTATGAAAAAAATCCACAAAAAGGTGATGGCTGGCTGATGCTTTACAATACCCAAAACAATCAGTCAGACTCAATTGCAAGGGGGAGTGCCGCTGCTTTCTCTCCAAGTAATAAATATCTGGTATTCAAGATTTTACCACAGTATGATACCTTGAGGGCAATGAAACTCAGGAAAGTCAAAAAGGATAAACTGCCCAAAGATTCTTTTGGGGTTTGGTTACTCGAAAGTGATAGTATTGTCAGGTTTCCCGGCCTGAAATCTTTTAAATTACCGGAAAGTAATTCATCTATCCTGAGTGTTCTTTTAGAAAATGAAAATCAGGAAAAAGCAGAGAAAAAGGACACTTCTTCAAACACTAAAAAGCCCGTAAAAACAAAAAAACAAATAAACTCCTATTTGCTGATACTTGATCCGGTTTCCGGCTGGCAACAGCGTTTCGATAAAGTGGAAGAATTCTCCATATCAAAAAACGGGAAATCCGTATTGTTCAAAACGGTGGCCAAAGATTCATTGGATACATCAAAAGTGTTGATATTCAATACCATAAACAAGAATGTTCAGGGTATTTTTGAAACAACAGATTTTGTTAAAAACCTGACAACAGACGATGAGGGTATGCAGGCGGCTTTTCTTGTTTCAAAAGATACTTCAAAGCAAAAAGCATATTCGTTGTATTTGAAAGATGAAAAAAGCTCAATGGCCATCAAGGTAATTGACAGCCTGAGCCCCGGAATGCCAAAAGGATGGGCTGTCAGTGAAAATGGTAAAATGTATTTTTCAAAAAACGGTAAAAGATTGTTTTTCAGTACATCACCACGTCCTGAAATTCCGGTTACAGACACCTTAACCGATGAAGAGAAGTTTAGCTTAGATATCTGGAAATGGGACGATAAAAAAATACAAAGTCAGCAAAACAAGGAATTGCAGGATGAACTGAAACATGCTTATCTGGCGGTTTTTGACCTGCAAAAAAGAGAAATGTTTCAGATTGAAGATCCTGAAAACCGCAGGAGCGTGGTTTATCAGAAAGGAAATGCCCGCTATGCCTTGCTTTTCGGCAATAATGATTATCTGGTTGAAGTATCATGGACGGGTAGTGTCAGAAATGATGTCTGGCTGATTGACCTTGAAAATAATTCCAAAAAACAGATTTTCAAAGGGACGGAATCAAACATTAATCTTTCTCCATTGCAGAAATACCTGTATTGGTACGACAAATCTGACAGCGCCTGGTTTGCCATGCCTGTCAATACTACAACGCCAATAAATCTGACTTCAAAGTTAAAAGTTGCTTTTTACCGTGAGGACAATGATGTCCCTGCTCTGCCGGATGCTTATGGTATTGCCGGATGGACAACTCATGATGAATTCATCATTATTTACGACCAGTTTGACCTCTGGCTGATCGACCCGAAAGGAAAAATTCCCCCTCAGAACATAACAAATGCTTCAGGAAGAGATAATAAAATGGTTCTCAGATATTTAAGTCTCGACAAGGACGAAGAGTCCGTTTCTCTCAATCAGCGAATGCTGCTCAGTATTTTTGATAAAAACAACATGGAGGGAGGGTTTATGCAACTTTATAAAGAAAAGAATACATGGAAGAGCCAGATCATTGAAAAATCCGCCTTTTCATTTTCAAAGCCTGAAAAAGCAAAAAACAGCGACCTGATTATCTGGAGAAAACAGAATTATCAGCAATTTCCTGAGCTCTATGTGAGCAAAACGGATATGTCGGATCAAAAGCAGATTTCATTTACCAATCCGCAGCAAAAAGATTATTTGTGGGGAAATGTCAGGCTTTTTTACTGGAAAGATGAAGATGGAAAAGAAAACAAAGGCTTGCTTTATACTCCTGAAAACTTTGATTCGACCCGGAAATATCCGATGATTGTTTATTATTACGAAAGGGAAAGCGAGAACCTCTTCCGTCATTATATTCCGAAGCCAAGTGCTTCTGTGATAAATTTTCCATTATACAATTCGAATGGCTATGTCATTTTTGTTCCTGATATTTGGTATAAAACCGGTTTTCCGGGGGAGAGTGCTTTGAAAACGGTGGTATCAGGAACCAAAGCTTTAATTTCCGAAGGTTTTATTGATGAAAAGAAAATCGGGCTTCAGGGGCAAAGCTGGGGAGGATATCAGACGGCTTACATCATTACACAAACGGATATTTTTTGTGCGGCAATGGCTGGAGCTGCTGTATCAAACATGAGCAGTGCCTATACGGGCATTCGCTGGGAAAGTGGCCTCAGCCGTATGTTTCAGTATGAGAAAGGTCAGAGCAGGATTGGTAAAACCCTGTGGGAAGCCCCTCAGCTCTATATTCAGAATTCCCCTGTCTTTTATGCAGACAAAATTAAAACGCCTTTGCTGATGATGAACAACGACAAAGATGGTGCAGTCCCCTGGCAACAAGGTATTGAACTCTATTCTGCCATGAGAAGACTGCAGAAACCCTGCTGGATGCTCGTGTATAACAACGAGGAACATAACCTGAAAAACTGGCCGAATAAAGTTGATTTAAGTATCAGAATGATGCAGTTTTTTGACCATTATCTGAAAGATAAGCCTATGCCCGATTGGATGAAAAATGGTATTCCGGCCATTGAAAAAGGAAAGAAAACAGCTTATTGA